Below is a window of Candidatus Methylomirabilota bacterium DNA.
GGCGGTGATCGGGGGAGCCGACCGCGTGCTTGAGATCCGTGACGTCGTGGCGGCCTACGGCGACATCCGGGCCCTGTCGGGAGTGACGCTCTCCGTCGGATCGGGCGAGATCGTCGCCCTGCTCGGCCCGAACGGGGCCGGCAAGAGCACGCTCCTCAAGTCGATCGCGGGGCTCCTCCGCCCGCGCGCGGGCGTGATCCGCTGGGAGGGCGAAGATCTGAGATCCGTCGGCACCCACCTGATCGTCGAGCGCGGCCTGGCCATGGTGCCGGAGGGGCGCCGCCTCTTCGGCAGCATGACGGTGGAGGACAACCTCGAGCTGGGCGCCTTCGCCGCCCGGGCGCGGGTGCAAAAGCGAGCGAACCTGGAGCGGGTCTATGCGCTGTTTCCCGTCCTCAGCGAACGCCGCCGGCAGATCGTCGGTGCGCTCTCCGGCGGCCAGCAGCAGATGGTGGCCGTGGGGCGCGCGCTCATGACCAACCCGAGGCTCCTGATGCTCGACGAGCCCTCGCTGGGGCTGGCTCCCCGCCTGGTGGGGTCGATCCTGGAGGCCCTGGTCGAGATCAACCGCGCCGGCGTGGCCATCTTCCTCGTCGAGCAGAACGTGCAGGCCGCGCTTACCCTCGCCCACCGCGCCTATGTCCTCGAGGGGGGCCGGATCGTCGGCGAGGGTCGCGGTGCCGAGCTGCTGCAAGACCCGCACGTCCGCCGCTCCTATCTCGGCCCGCTCGCGTGACGATCCTCGCCCAGCAGCTCCTGCTCGGGCTCCTGATCGGCGGGATCTACGGGCTGGCGGCGGCGGGGCTCTCGCTCGTCTTCGGCGTCCTCAAGGTCCTCAACGTCGCCCACGGCGAGCTGATCATGCTCGGCGGCTACGGCACCTTCTGGGCCGTTGCCCTCCTCGGCATCGATCCCTTCGCCTCGCTCGTGTTGGTGCTGCCGCTCTCGCTGCTGCTGGGCCTCGGCCTCTACTGGGCGCTCTTCGGCTTCGTGGTGCGCGCCGACGAGGAGACGCGGGTGAAGAACTCGCTGCTGATCGGCTTCGGCCTGGCTCTGGCGCTCCACGCCCTGGCCGTCCGGCTGTGGACAGCGGACGAGCGCTCCATCATCACCCCCTACGGTGGCGCGGTGGTCAGCGTGGGCGACCTCTCGATCCCTGTCGTCCGTCTGCTGAGCCTCGCGCTGGCCTTCGCCCTGATCGGCGGGTTGCACCTCCTGCTGAGGCACTGGCGCTGGGGCAAGGCCATCCGCGCCACCGCCGAGGACTGGCAGGCCGCGCTCCTGACCGGCATCGACGTCCGGCGCGCATACCTCCTCGCCTTCGCGATCGGCACCGGCCTCGCCGGCGCCGCCGGCACGCTGGTCAGCGTCGGCTACTCGGTCAGCCCCTCGATCGGGCTCGAGTGGACGCTCAAGGCGCTGATCGTCGTCGTCCTCGCCGGGCTCGGCTCGATGATCGGCACCTTCGTCGGCGGTCTCTTCCTCGGCCTGGCGGAGGCGGCGAGCGCGGCCGCCTTCGGCGGCCCGTACCGCGAGGTGGTTGGGCTGGTCATCTTCGTGGTCGTGCTGGTCGTCCGCCCGCGCGGGCTCTTCGGGCGGTGAGGCGACTGGCCAGGCGGCACGAGCTGGGCTGGGCGGGGGCCATTCTGATATCCCTGGCCGCGCTGGCGCTGCTGCCGCTGGTCGTCCGTCGGGACGATGTCCTCAACTTCGTCTTCCTGATCCTGCTCTCGATCACGCTCGCCGAGAGCTGGAACATCGCCGCCGGCTATGCCGGCCAGGTGAACCTGGGGCACTCGGCCTTCTTCGGCCTCGGCGCGCTGGTGGCGCGCACGCTCTGGATCGGCGGCACACCGATCGTGCTCGCCATGGCGGCGGGCGCCGGGGTGGCGACGGCCATCGCGCTGCTCATCGGCGTGGCCGCCTTCCGGCTGCGCGGCGCCTACTTCGCCATCGGGACGCTCGCGCTGGGAGAGATCTCGCGGACCACGGTCGGCAACGTCCTCCCGGAGATCTCCACGCTGCCCACGGCCACCATCGCCGCCTACCGGCTGTCGCACCGTTACTATCTCGCGCTGGCTCTGGCCGCCGTGTCGGTGGCCGCGGTGGCGGCCCTGGCGACCTCGCGGGTCGGGCTCGGGATGCAGGCGATCCGCGAGGACGAGGAGGCGGCCGAGGCGTCCGGCGTCGGGGCGCTGGGGCTCAAGCTGACGGCGCTGGCGCTCTCCACGGGACTGGCCGGGCTGGCCGGCGGGCTCTTCGCCTACTACCACATCAGCTACTATCCGTCGCATCCCTTCAGCCCGCACTGGACCTTCGACGCGCTCCTGGTCACCTTCATCGGCGGCGTCGGCACGCTGCACGGCCCCGTGCTGGGCGCCGTCCTCTACGTCTTCCTCAAGGAGTACCTGGCCCTGCGCTGGGTGGACTTCCACCTATTGGTCTTCGGCGCCCTCTTCATCGCCATCGTGCTCCTGCTCCCCGGGGGGCTGGTGCAGGCGGCCGAGCGCGCGCGGCGGCTCCTGGCGCGCTGACGGCCCAATCGCCAACGGTCACTGGCGCGGTCGCGCCAGTGTCTCGACGACGCGGCAGAGCTCCCACGGATCGACGGGCTTGCGGAGGTGGACCTGAAAGCCGGCGGACAGGACTTGCCGGGGCCCGTGCTCCAAGATCGCCGTCACCGCGATGGCCGGGACCGCGCCGCCTCGCTCGGCGTCGCGCGCCCGTAGCTCTCCGATGAGCCAGTAGCCATCGCGCTCCGGCATCGAGATGTCGCTGACCAGGACATCGGGTACGACATGGTCGAAGAAGCGGAGCGCCTGCTCGGCGGTCTTGGCCACCGACACCAGGGCCCCGGTGTACTCGAGGATCGTCTTGAACAACTCTAGCGTGTCGGCATTGTCGTCAACCACCAGGACGTGAACGCCGACCAGCAGCTCACTCGTAGTAGACGGCACCTCGCGCCCCATAGCTCGACAATTCGGACACGAGCCGACAAAGTGCCCATGGGTCGATTGGCTCCTCCAGATAGCTGTCGAAGCCGTTCAGGCGGGCGGCGTCCGCCTCCGAAATCGGCCCCACACCGACGGCGGGGATCTTTCCTCCATGCTCGGGTTGCAAGGATCGGAGCCCTCGGATCAGGGCTAAAGCCGAATTGGCGGGAGGCCGGACGCCCACGACGACCACGCCCGGGGTCGTCTCTCGCATGGCCACCAGAGCCTCGTCGAGGGAGGCGATGTCGCGGACAAGCGCGCCGCAGTAGCGCAGGATCGCGCTCGAGACCGTCCGATTCTCGGCGTCCTCGTCCACAAGAAGAACATACACCCCTCGAAGCGAGTCGACCGAGTAGAACCCGCCGCGCGCCATGTCCGTCGCTGCAGCAAGTCGCGGGCCATGGCTAAACGCAGACGGCAGAGCAAAGGAGTTCCCAGATCCAGGGATTCCCTTTCACGCTTCAGATCGGGAAGCGGCGCCTGAAGACCCGGCGAATCAGGTGCAGAAGGACCTGCCCGTCATCGAGGGCCACGAGCTCTTCCGTGAGGAGCGGGGCTACGACGTGGGCCTCTGGCGCTCCGTCGGCGCCGGCTACACCAAGTTCGCGATCGAGTCCTTCCTCGACGAGATCGCGCGTGCCCCGCCAGAGCGGGCGCATCCGGGTGCACGAGGTCTGGTGCGCGGTCGATCCCGGCATCGCCATCCAGCGTGAGCCATGTCCTCGGCGAGCGCATCACCATCGAGAACGGCGTGGTCCAGCAGTCGAACTTCCACGACTATCCGATTCTTCGCATGGCCGACGCGCCCGAGATCCACGTCCAGGTGATCAGCACCGACAACCCTCCGGGCGGGATCGGCGAGGTGGGCCTGCCGCCGATGGGCGGGGCCATCGGCAACGCGGTGGCCGCGCTGACGGGCGCGCGGCTGCGTCAGCTCCCCATGCTGCCGGAGCGCGTGCGCTCGGCCCTCAGGGACGCGCGGTCGAGGGCCTAGTGAGTTTGGAAAGGGTGGGGGACGGCTTGACCGCCCCCACCCCGGTCGTCAGCGGACGGCGATGGGCGCGACGGTCGAGCCCGAGCCGCCCTTGACCTTCAGCGGCTGCATCATGAACGCGAACTCGTGTACGCGCTTCGAGGTCAGCTCGTCCAGCTTCATGTTCTCCAGCAGGTGGATGCCGTTGATCACGAGCAGGATCTGGTGGACGGGCAGGGAGATCTCCTTATCGGGATTGGGCGCGACCTCCACCGGCCAGTTGTCCGACCCGACCAGCATCGGGTCCTGCTTAACTAGCCACTCGGCTGCCTTGACGCCGACACCCGGGCAGCTCTTCACGTAGCGGGCATTGTCCTTGCCCCAGAGCTTGCCCCAGCCGGTGTGGATGATCACGGCGTCGCCGGGCTGCAATTTCAAATTCTGCCGCTGCAGCGCCTGCTGCAGGTCCTGCTCCGTGATCTCGTAGTTGTCGCCCAGGATGTCCACGCCCTTCAGCCCGGCGACGTCGATCAGCACGCCGCGCGTGATCAGGGCGCCGACCTTCTCGATTCCCAGCTTGGTGAACCCGCCCCGGGATGAGACCTCGTCGACCTTGAAGCAGTTGTACATGCTGTTCTCGATCGTCTGGTGGGCGAAGCCGTCGAGCTGGGTGCCCACCTGGCCGATCTCGGTGATGACGATCTCCTCGTTGCTGCCGCGGCGGTTCGTCGGCACGTTCATGAAGGTCCGCTTGGTGTGCACGTCGAAGCGCCGGGTGCCGAAGAACGGCATCGACGAAGCGAGCTCGTGGCCGAGCTCGATCACCTCTCCGGTGCGGATGAGCCGTGTCGCCCGGAGCACCGTTTCGGGCTTCATGTGGTTGGCCGAACCTCGCTCGTCGCCCGCCCCCCATTTCGAGGGGCAGCGTTGGTTGTCGGCGGGCGGGCGCCAGGACTGGGCGTGGGCGGTGACGCTCGCCGCGCCGAGCGCCACGACCATGGCGATGCCGATGGCGATGAATCGCATGGGTTCCTCCCTGTGTGTGGGGTTCTACGCACTGCATTGTGACGACGGCGCCGAGCCGCGGAAACACTAGCGCAACCCCCCCCGGGGATGCAACGAGGGCGCGCCGATTCCGCGGCCCGGCGGCGCACGCTCTCATCGCCCGACGTGAATCCGGCGCCGCATGTCTGACTGGCATCGCCTCATACCTACCCGGCACGAGCCCGAAGGGGTCGAGCGACAAGATCGCCGCCAGCAAGCGGGCTTGCGAGACGCCGGCTCTGGCATGGTTGCTGCTCCTCCCGCCTTCCAGTCGGGTCCGCGCGTCATGCGCGCCAAGAGGCGCTTGCCCGAAGCGCCAGGAAGGAACCTCAAATGAGCGTTCGGTTTCATCTCGTGCTGTCGGCACTCGTGATGTCGGTCGGCCTGGCTGCGTGCGACTCGGGGCCCTCGGCTCCGGTAAGCCAGACGGGTCCAGGCCAGGCGGGGCCAGGCCAGCCTCCCAGGGCCGCGGCAGCCCCCGCTGCGCAGTCGCCAGAGCCCGCCGCTATGGCCGAGCTGAAGAACATCCATTTCGACCTGGACCAGGCGAAGATCCGTTCGAGTGACGCCCGGCTCCTTCAGGACAATGCCCGCTGGCTCAAGTCGCGCCGGGACATGACGATCGTCATCGGCGGCCACGCCGACGAGCGCGGCTCGGACGACCACAACCTGAAGCTCGGGGAGCGGCGCGCGAACGCCGTCAGGGGCTACCTGATCGCCCAGGGGGTCGAGGCCGACCGCGTCACGACCGCCAGCTACGGCGAGCGCAGCCCGCTCTGCCCCGAGCACACCGAGGGCTGCTGGGCCCAGAACCGGCGTGCCGAATTCCGGGCGAAGGCCCGGTAGCGGTCCGAGCGAGGGCAGGTGCCACCTCGGCAGGGAGGCTCGAGTTGGGCGCATCCTGACATGGGGCCTGGGTGTTAAGTGGTTGATTTCTCTTGCTTTTAACTTTGGCTCGAAACCTGCTCCCGCCCTACCCGGGGAGGGTGCCATGAGCAGAACAGCGTCAGAAGGGCTCGTCGTCCTCAAGATGCCGTCAGCACTGCTGGGCGCCGAGGTCCGGTCCGTTGCGGCTCGGCGAGCGCTCTCGGCGGAGTTACTCGGGACCCTGCTGCTGACCTTTTTCACGGCAGGGGTGGTGATCGTCACCGGAGGGATGCTGGGAGAGAAGCTCTCGTCGTCCCGCCTGCTGGTCACCTCGATGGCGCACGGCCTGGCCTTCGGGCTCCTGGTCTACACGATGGCCGGCATGTCCGCGGGTCATCTGAACCCGGTTCTCACGCTCGGGGCCATGATCATGCGCCAGATGACCCTCACGCGCGGTGTGATGTATCTCGCCGCTCAGCTCGTCGGCGCCGTCTGTGGCGCCGTCCTGTTGAAGCTCGCGCTACCGGCAGGAGTGCCCCTGGTCCTCGGTCTTCCGGCGCTCGGCCCCCGGGTCACCGCGGAAGCCGCCCTCGTGGTGGAAGGGATGCTCGCCTTCACCCTGGTGGTTGCGTTCCTGGCCTCCGGCGGCAAAGGGTCGGCTCCAGTCGTCGTCGGTCTCACGACCACGCTCGGGCGGCTCTTCGGCATGGCGCTGACCGGGGCCCCGATGAACCCGGCGCTCGTGTTCGGCGTCGCCCTCGCCTCGGGAATGTGGACCGGCCACTGGGTCTGGTGGGTCGGCCCCCTGCTGGGCTCGGCGCTGGCGGCCCTGTGCTGGCACTCGTGGTTCTCGAAGGGCGAGAAACACAGCGGGGACGGTCGCGCCTGGCGGTAGCCACCTGACGATCGTCAGGCCATAATCGACTCGCAGTGCTACGGGCGTCGAGGCGACTCGACGCCCGTAGTGCTTATTGCGTATCGCGCTCAAGGTCGGCGTCCCCCTTCTCCCTGATCGGCGCCATCATCGGGGAGTTCATGGCCGCCTCCCGGGGGCTCGGCTACATGATCCAGTTCAACACCAACCAGTTCGACACCACGGGCGCCGTCAGCGGGATCCTGGTCCTCATGGTCTGCGTGATGCTGTTCAACGGCGTGCTCAACCGGCTGGAGCGCTACGTGCTCCGGTGGCGCCCGCGCGAGCGGGCAGCCTCGATCCGCGAGCTCCAGTAGCGGCGGCCAGGCCACCGCCGGCGGATGTGTCGGTAGCTTCAGGAGGCCAGTACCGCCTCCACGCGCGCCAACCAGAGCGGCGTGTCCATGTCCCAGAACAGCTTCGTCGCGATCGCGAGATGCTCCTTCGCTAGCTCCCACCTCCCGGCTCTCCGGAGCAGCTCGCCAAGACCGAGATGGCAGTGCGCAACGAGGGGGCGCATGCCCAGTTCCTGGGCCAGCGCCACAGCCTGGCTGTAGTAGCGATCGGCTTCCTCGCCTTCGGCGGGAGCGCGATGGGATATGACCTCGCCCATCGCACGGAGCGCCCACGCTTCGTGCCCGCGTTCCTTCTGGACCTGGGCGAGTTCACGGGCCCGCGACAAGTGCCGGATCGCGTCGTCGATGCGGCCGGCGGCGTCGGCGACTTCGGCGAGCCAGGTGATCAAGAGGGGCTTCCACGTCGAATAGCCCATAGCGGCCAGGCGGTCGATGGCCTGCTCCAGGCGCGGCTGCGCTTCGGAGGCGCGGCCCGAAAGGGCGTCGATATACCCCAGGGCCGACTCGAACCACGGAACCAGGAGTCCGATCTCCCCCAACCGACAGACTTCGAGCCCGCGTTTGAGCAGCGTCGCCGCCTGAGGATGGTCTCCCTTGCGAAGGTGAAGCAGGCCGGCATGAAAGCACAACCAGGCCAGGCTCCATCGCTGGTCGATCGCGTCGGCGATCGCAAATCCTTCGCGAGCCAGCGTCGTCGCGTCGACGAA
It encodes the following:
- a CDS encoding OmpA family protein — translated: MAELKNIHFDLDQAKIRSSDARLLQDNARWLKSRRDMTIVIGGHADERGSDDHNLKLGERRANAVRGYLIAQGVEADRVTTASYGERSPLCPEHTEGCWAQNRRAEFRAKAR
- a CDS encoding response regulator, with amino-acid sequence MPSTTSELLVGVHVLVVDDNADTLELFKTILEYTGALVSVAKTAEQALRFFDHVVPDVLVSDISMPERDGYWLIGELRARDAERGGAVPAIAVTAILEHGPRQVLSAGFQVHLRKPVDPWELCRVVETLARPRQ
- a CDS encoding ABC transporter ATP-binding protein, translating into MIGGADRVLEIRDVVAAYGDIRALSGVTLSVGSGEIVALLGPNGAGKSTLLKSIAGLLRPRAGVIRWEGEDLRSVGTHLIVERGLAMVPEGRRLFGSMTVEDNLELGAFAARARVQKRANLERVYALFPVLSERRRQIVGALSGGQQQMVAVGRALMTNPRLLMLDEPSLGLAPRLVGSILEALVEINRAGVAIFLVEQNVQAALTLAHRAYVLEGGRIVGEGRGAELLQDPHVRRSYLGPLA
- a CDS encoding cyclase family protein — encoded protein: MRFIAIGIAMVVALGAASVTAHAQSWRPPADNQRCPSKWGAGDERGSANHMKPETVLRATRLIRTGEVIELGHELASSMPFFGTRRFDVHTKRTFMNVPTNRRGSNEEIVITEIGQVGTQLDGFAHQTIENSMYNCFKVDEVSSRGGFTKLGIEKVGALITRGVLIDVAGLKGVDILGDNYEITEQDLQQALQRQNLKLQPGDAVIIHTGWGKLWGKDNARYVKSCPGVGVKAAEWLVKQDPMLVGSDNWPVEVAPNPDKEISLPVHQILLVINGIHLLENMKLDELTSKRVHEFAFMMQPLKVKGGSGSTVAPIAVR
- a CDS encoding branched-chain amino acid ABC transporter permease, yielding MRRLARRHELGWAGAILISLAALALLPLVVRRDDVLNFVFLILLSITLAESWNIAAGYAGQVNLGHSAFFGLGALVARTLWIGGTPIVLAMAAGAGVATAIALLIGVAAFRLRGAYFAIGTLALGEISRTTVGNVLPEISTLPTATIAAYRLSHRYYLALALAAVSVAAVAALATSRVGLGMQAIREDEEAAEASGVGALGLKLTALALSTGLAGLAGGLFAYYHISYYPSHPFSPHWTFDALLVTFIGGVGTLHGPVLGAVLYVFLKEYLALRWVDFHLLVFGALFIAIVLLLPGGLVQAAERARRLLAR
- a CDS encoding aquaporin; its protein translation is MSRTASEGLVVLKMPSALLGAEVRSVAARRALSAELLGTLLLTFFTAGVVIVTGGMLGEKLSSSRLLVTSMAHGLAFGLLVYTMAGMSAGHLNPVLTLGAMIMRQMTLTRGVMYLAAQLVGAVCGAVLLKLALPAGVPLVLGLPALGPRVTAEAALVVEGMLAFTLVVAFLASGGKGSAPVVVGLTTTLGRLFGMALTGAPMNPALVFGVALASGMWTGHWVWWVGPLLGSALAALCWHSWFSKGEKHSGDGRAWR
- a CDS encoding branched-chain amino acid ABC transporter permease; the protein is MTILAQQLLLGLLIGGIYGLAAAGLSLVFGVLKVLNVAHGELIMLGGYGTFWAVALLGIDPFASLVLVLPLSLLLGLGLYWALFGFVVRADEETRVKNSLLIGFGLALALHALAVRLWTADERSIITPYGGAVVSVGDLSIPVVRLLSLALAFALIGGLHLLLRHWRWGKAIRATAEDWQAALLTGIDVRRAYLLAFAIGTGLAGAAGTLVSVGYSVSPSIGLEWTLKALIVVVLAGLGSMIGTFVGGLFLGLAEAASAAAFGGPYREVVGLVIFVVVLVVRPRGLFGR